The following coding sequences lie in one Aspergillus luchuensis IFO 4308 DNA, chromosome 8, nearly complete sequence genomic window:
- a CDS encoding MFS transporter (COG:U;~EggNog:ENOG410PJXX;~InterPro:IPR020846,IPR001958,IPR011701,IPR036259;~PFAM:PF07690;~TransMembrane:11 (i29-52o72-93i100-125o131-149i161-181o187-208i296-317o355-374i386-407o432-455i467-489o);~go_function: GO:0022857 - transmembrane transporter activity [Evidence IEA];~go_process: GO:0055085 - transmembrane transport [Evidence IEA]) produces the protein MTWNLRGLVPGQNDTKPPVFLKWRSSNAFIIFVVVFAVFTDVLLYGLIVPVAPTALHERVGMSVDQEQSWTSILLALYGAALLAASPVAGYIADRFESRWWPLIVGLLAIGASTALLCVGTHLSLWIIGRIFQGASAAVVWTVGAALLVDTVGKDGLGQAMGYIGMGMTFGIMGGPLLGGVTYARGGYYAVFALAFALVGVDIVLRLVMIEKKHAVKWLQQEKEQGPDISPSETTEKCSDIEDATDPLPAGASDDKSDDPVSVGQQAVETSGHASPKKTRSAVLTLLASERMIVTIWAYFIVSVVLTSFDSVLPLFVEDTFGWDQTGQGLIFVPLSVPHISDPFFGWINDKFVNARRYMAAGALFTTIPFMVLLRLVTHDSMGQKVLLCALLVLIGFCVASLMPPLLVEASYIVAEKEAQDPNAFGKGGAMALSYGILNSAYAAGTIVGPFFAGFIRENAGWKTMTWALALLTGVSGVPILLFLGGFLFKKKRSETAPSED, from the exons ATGACCTGGAATCTGCGTGGCTTAGTGCCAGGGCAGAATGACACCAAGCCACCGGTATTCTTGAAGTGGAGGTCATCTAATGCGTTTATTATCTTCGTGGTGGTTTTTGCTGTCTTCACG GATGTTTTACTTTATGGACTG ATTGTTCCCGTGGCTCCTACCGCTTTACATGAGAGGGTTGGGATGTCTGTTGATCAGG AACAATCATGGACGTCTATCTTGTTAGCATTGTATGGCGCAGCGCTGTTAGCAGCATCGC CCGTTGCGGGCTACATCGCCGACCGCTTTGAGTCTCGATGGTGGCCACTCATTGTCGGATTGCTGGCAATAGGCGCTTCCACGGCTCTACTCTGCGTAGGGACTCACCTTAGTCTCTGGATCATTGGCCGCATCTTCCAGGGCGCATCTGCAGCGGTTGTATGGACGGTCGGAGCCGCGTTGCTGGTCGACACGGTGGGAAAAGATGGCCTTGGGCAGGCAATGGGCTATATCGGCATGGGTATGACCTTTGGAATCATGGGTGGGCCACTTCTTGGTGGTGTTACTTACGCCCGTGGCGGATACTATGCCGTCTTTGCCCTGGCATTTGCTCTCGTCGGTGTGGATATTGTTTTGCGGCTGGTCATGATTGAGAAGAAGCATGCTGTGAAGTGGTTGCaacaggagaaggaacaagGTCCGGATATTTCGCCGTCTGAAACCACAGAGAAGTGCTCTGATATCGAAGATGCTACTGATCCTTTGCCCGCTGGTGCATCTGATGATAAGTCAGATGACCCGGTTTCAGTCGGACAGCAGGCTGTCGAAACCTCTGGACACGCGAGCCCCAAAAAGACCAGAAGCGCTGTGCTTACTCTTCTCGCTTCAGAGCGCATGATAGTCACCATCTGGGCGTACTTCATCGTCTCCGTGGTCCTGACTTCATTTGACAGcgtccttcctctcttcgtCGAGGACACTTTTGGCTGGGACCAGACAGGCCAGGGGCTGATTTTCGTGCCTTTGTCCGTCCCTCATATTTCCGATCCATTCTTCGGCTGGATCAACGACAAGTTTGTGAATGCACGACGCTACATGGCGGCAGGAGCATTGTTCACCACCATACCCTTCATGGTGCTGCTCCGTCTTGTCACGCACGATTCCATGGGCCAGAAGGTGTTGTTATGCGCATTATTGGTCCTTATCGGCTTTTGTGTAGCCTCGTTGATGCCTCCTCTATTGGTTGAGGCGTCATACATTGTGGCGGAAAAGGAAGCACAGGACCCGAATGCCTTCGGTAAGGGTGGTGCCATGGCTTTGTCGTATGGCATCCTCAACTCGGCGTATGCTGCTGGAACCATTGTTGGTCCGTTCTTTGCGGGCTTTATCCGGGAGAATGCGGGCTGGAAGACCATGACGTGGGCTTTGGCCTTGCTGACTGGTGTTTCTGGTGTGCCTATTCTATTGTTCTTGGGAGGGTTTctgttcaagaagaagcgaagtGAAACGGCTCCGTCGGAAGACTGA
- the RKI1 gene encoding ribose-5-phosphate isomerase RKI1 (BUSCO:EOG092641UM;~COG:G;~EggNog:ENOG410PGR7;~InterPro:IPR004788,IPR037171;~PFAM:PF06026;~go_function: GO:0004751 - ribose-5-phosphate isomerase activity [Evidence IEA];~go_process: GO:0009052 - pentose-phosphate shunt, non-oxidative branch [Evidence IEA]), protein MHGPTRAAGGLDACMPEAANAMTTQTPPEEKTPNIHSVNSGITAECCIYQTDLLCKRMIISCQDLNCYAMRFALPRGCLSSLPRLGSFPSSSIYSRVRLCLRPDRLSPPVVPLLSVPNATFRRHSTMASVVEAAKRAAGKAAVENHYPKDAKYVGIGSGSTIVYVVEAIKESGIDTSATKYVPTGFQSKQLIVGAGLTAVDFDALPEGTVLDVAFDGADEVDDELNLIKGGGACLFQEKIVALQAKEFICVADSRKLQSRLLTGWKYIPIEVAPIAARRVLGALKEIGSIDPAIRVNSDAKQGPLKTDQAFYIIDAPFKTLLTQADVAAGKDGSGKDGVWEVHALSQAIKQIPGVLDVGIFSGVTGPQAQALGGVGGQKPIAAYFGMPDGSVSVRKAAA, encoded by the exons ATGCACGGACCCACCAGAGCTGCTGGTGGCCTTGATGCCTgtatgcctgaggctgcCAATGCTATGACGACACAAACCCCGCCGGAGGAAAAGACGCCGAACATACATTCAGTCAACTCCGGAATTACCGCTGAATGCTGCATTTATCAGACGGATCTACTCTGTAAGCGGATGATTATAAGCTGTCAAGATCTCAATTGCTATGCCATGAGATTCGCACTTCCGCGTGGCTGTCTGTCATCCCT ACCCCGGCTCGGCAGtttcccctcatcttctATCTATTCTCGTGTTCGTCTCTGCTTACGACCAGATCGCCTGTCTCCTCCCGTTGtgcccctcctctccgtTCCCAACGCTACCTTTCGCCGTcattccaccatggccagcgTCGTCGAAGCCGCAAAGCGCGCTGCCGGTAAGGCTGCCGTCGAGAACCACTACCCCAAGGATGCCAAATACGTCGGCATTGGCAGTGGTTCGACCATTGTCTATGTGGTCGAGGCCATCAAGGAGTCCGGAATAGACACCTCCGCCACCAAATATGTCCCCACCGGCTTCCAGTCCAAGCAGCTGATTGTCGGCGCTGGTCTGACCGCGGTGGACTTTGATGCCCTCCCCGAAGGCACGGTTCTGGATGTTGCCTTCGATGGTGCCGATGAGGTTGACGATGAGCTGAACCTGATcaagggtggtggtgcttgtctcttccaggagaagatcgTGGCTCTTCAGGCCAAGGAATTCATCTGTGTGGCTG ACTCCCGCAAGCTCCAATCCCGCCTGCTCACCGGCTGGAAGTACATCCCCATCGAAGTCGCTCCTATCGCGGCCCGTCGCGTTCTCGGTGCTCTTAAGGAAATTGGCAGCATTGACCCCGCTATCCGCGTGAACTCCGATGCCAAGCAAGGCCCATTGAAGACCGACCAGGCCTTCTACATTATCGACGCTCCCTTCAAGACTCTGCTGACCCAGGCAGACGTGGCTGCTGGAAAGGACGGCAGTGGCAAGGACGGCGTGTGGGAGGTCCACGCCCTCTCTCAAGCCATCAAGCAGATTCCCGGTGTTCTCGACGTGGGTATCTTCTCTGGCGTGACGGGTCCTCAGGCGCAGGCGCTCGGTGGTGTCGGAGGCCAG
- a CDS encoding NEDD8-activating enzyme E1 regulatory subunit (BUSCO:EOG09261IEV;~COG:O;~EggNog:ENOG410PH8H;~InterPro:IPR035985,IPR000594,IPR030667;~PFAM:PF00899;~go_function: GO:0008641 - ubiquitin-like modifier activating enzyme activity [Evidence IEA];~go_function: GO:0019781 - NEDD8 activating enzyme activity [Evidence IEA];~go_process: GO:0045116 - protein neddylation [Evidence IEA]): protein MAEAFPSALVGPSSKERKYDRQLRLWAASGQQALEESRVLLVNSDEPWGKHNTGVSGVVGVETLKNLVLPGVGGFTIVDPAVVTEPDLGVNFFLEEESLGKSRAEETCRLLRELNPDVDGSFYTKSISELLKDPEFLPQHKLVLVSGPVKRPSLEAICKAAKEFGIPVIYTRSVGFYSTFSLQLPAAFPIVETHPNPESTQDLRLLNPWPELAAAGASIRNLDSLDDHQHGHVPYILLLLHHLEQWKEAHDGQVPSNYKEKSEFRELVRSSARTSNPEGGEENYDEAVAAVLKTLNPFSLRSSLREIFEMEECKHPAPDSANFWIIAAAIREYYQRHSVLPLPGSLPDMKAQSADYVSLQNIYKSKARKDIEEVTQIVRSLEAQLGPRPAPASDKDIEVFCKNAAHIKVIHGRDIPIVDGEATTLKAIRNNIDIPDSLVPTFLAFQALDDIITDIQAGKISEEALDDEKVWGSAIDHILGAFQPEGASTIEDGDARERILQAAQELRRTQGGELHNISSLTGGLVAQEALKVITRQYVPLDNTCIFDGVRSRSEMYKL from the exons ATGGCAGAGGCCTTCCCGAGTGCTTTGGTTGGACCGTCCTCGAAAGAGAGGAAATATGATCGCCAATTGCGCTTGTGGGCAGCAAGTGGACAGCAAGCTCTAGAAGAGTCCCGCGTGCTTCTCGTCAACTCTGACGAACCCTGGGGCAAGCACAACACGGGTGTATCCGGTGTAGTCGGCGTGGAAACCCTTAAGAACCTTGTACTTCCTGGAGTCGGAGGTTTCACGATTGTGGACCCTGCAGTTGTCACCGAGCCGGACCTCGGGGTCAACTTTttcttggaagaagagagcttGGGCAAGTCCCGAGCCGAGGAGACCTGTCGATTGCTACGAGAACTAAACCCGGACGTAGATGGAAGCTTCTATACTAAG TCAATCTCAGAACTGCTGAAGGACCCTGAGTTTCTTCCGCAGCACAAGCTGGTCTTGGTGTCTGGACCGGTAAAACGCCCTTCTTTGGAGGCCATTTGCAAGGCTGCTAAAGAGTTTGGCATCCCAGTAATTTACACACGCTCGGTTGGATTCTATTccactttctctctccagcTCCCGGCTGCATTCCCTATAGTAGAGACACACCCAAATCCTGAAAGCACACAGGATCTCCGTCTCCTAAACCCGTGGCCTGAGCTGGCAGCGGCCGGTGCTAGCATTCGCAACCTGGACAGCCTGGATGATCACCAGCATGGCCATGTCCCGTAcattttgcttcttctgcatcacctAGAGCAGTGGAAAGAAGCGCATGATGGCCAGGTACCATCGAACTACAAAGAGAAATCAGAATTCAGGGAGCTGGTGCGGTCGAGtgcaagaacaagcaacccagaaggtggagaggaaaaCTATGATGAGGCTGTTGCCGCAGTTTTGAAGACCTTGAACCCATTCAGCTTGCGCAGTTCCCTTCGTGAGATCTTCGAGATGGAGGAATGCAAGCACCCAGCCCCGGACTCGGCCAACTTCTGGATTATCGCGGCGGCCATCCGTGAATACTACCAGAGACACAGTGTACTTCCTTTACCGGGCTCTCTACCCGATATGAAGGCTCAATCAGCCGACTATGTTTCTCTTCAGAACATCTACAAGTCAAAGGCTCGCAAGGACATAGAAGAAGTTACCCAGATCGTCCGAAGCCTTGAAGCACAGCTTGGACCACGCCCGGCCCCAGCTTCGGACAAGGATATTGAGGTCTTCTGCAAGAATGCGGCTCACATCAAGGTTATCCATGGCCGCGATATTCCGAtagtggatggggaggcaACTACTCTAAAGGCGATTCGGAACAACATTGATATTCCAGACTCCCTTGTGCCGACCTTCCTTGCCTTCCAGGCCCTGGATGATATAATCACCGACATCCAAGCGGGCAAGATATCAGAGGAggccttggatgatgagaaggtgtGGGGCTCTGCCATAGACCACATCCTTGGTGCGTTTCAACCTGAAGGTGCATCCACTATTGAGGACGGAGACGCAAGGGAGCGAATTCTACAAGCGGCACAGGAGCTACGGAGGACGCAAGGCGGTGAATTACACAACATCTCCTCGCTCACCGGAGGATTAGTCGCGCAGGAGGCGCTGAAAGTAATTACCAGGCAGTATGTGCCTTTGGATAACACTTGCATTTTTGATGGGGTGCGCAGCCGCAGCGAGATGTACAAGCTATGA